One Falsihalocynthiibacter arcticus DNA segment encodes these proteins:
- a CDS encoding ABC transporter ATP-binding protein, producing MTAQAAYDVNISVRGVRNQFGRHVVHEDLDLDVRRGEILGVVGGSGTGKSVLLRSIVGLQKPVAGSVNVLGVDVLTADEDTRAALEARWGVMFQDGALFSSLTVRENVEVPMRAITGLDPKTRSSLADLKISMVGLPFNAGDKYPSELSGGMRKRAGLARALALDPEIVFLDEPTAGLDPIGAAAFDTLIRGLSHSLGLTVFLVTHDLDTLHATCDRIAVLAERKVLVTGTMQEMLDVDHPWVHEYFHGPRARAAASGAQSGTPLEG from the coding sequence ATGACCGCACAGGCCGCATACGATGTGAACATTAGCGTGCGCGGCGTGCGTAACCAGTTTGGCCGCCACGTGGTGCACGAGGACCTTGATCTTGATGTGCGTCGCGGCGAGATATTGGGCGTTGTGGGTGGGTCTGGGACGGGTAAATCGGTATTGCTGCGTTCGATCGTCGGCTTGCAAAAACCAGTCGCGGGCAGCGTGAACGTCCTTGGCGTTGATGTGTTGACGGCTGATGAGGATACCCGCGCGGCGCTTGAAGCGCGTTGGGGCGTTATGTTCCAAGATGGCGCGCTTTTTTCATCGCTCACAGTGCGCGAAAACGTCGAAGTCCCGATGCGTGCCATCACGGGACTAGACCCCAAAACGCGCAGTAGTTTGGCCGATTTAAAGATTTCGATGGTTGGCCTGCCGTTCAATGCGGGCGACAAGTACCCTTCTGAATTGTCAGGGGGGATGCGCAAACGGGCGGGGCTTGCGCGGGCCCTAGCGCTTGATCCAGAGATCGTGTTCCTAGACGAACCGACGGCAGGGCTTGATCCGATTGGTGCCGCAGCCTTTGACACACTTATTCGCGGCCTAAGTCACTCTCTTGGCTTGACTGTGTTTCTTGTAACTCATGATTTGGATACATTACATGCGACATGTGACCGGATTGCAGTCCTTGCCGAGCGCAAGGTATTGGTGACAGGAACGATGCAGGAAATGTTGGACGTCGACCACCCGTGGGTCCACGAGTATTTTCACGGTCCGCGCGCGCGCGCCGCCGCCTCTGGAGCACAGAGCGGCACACCTTTGGAGGGGTAA
- a CDS encoding ABC transporter permease yields MNTAKQQILSFSDGGATGEFHLSGHLTIYTLPQAIAVFECQPEILKVDISGLERLDTGGAWFLLTQQTQAAARGQNLEISGASAEAASLFKSVEAAMPQPDPPIAQPPFFREILARIGERVVFGVKFLLALTSYLGIFLHRLGRAIRHPSEFRLTALVHHCEEVGLKAVPIVALMAFLIGVVLAFQGSTQLKQFGAEVFVVDLIAVSILRELGILLTSIIVAGRTASAFTAAIGSMKMREEIDAMRTLGLDPAMVLFVPRILALFLMLPVLGLIADISGLFGGALMAWIDLGISPEMFKTRLISGTSVNHVLVGLVKAPFFALIIGVVGCHAGMQVESNAESLGRMTSNAVVTAIFAVIVADAVFSIFFASMGI; encoded by the coding sequence ATGAATACTGCCAAGCAGCAAATATTAAGTTTTTCTGACGGGGGTGCCACGGGTGAGTTTCACCTTTCGGGTCATCTCACCATCTATACTCTACCACAGGCGATAGCCGTTTTTGAGTGCCAACCCGAGATTTTGAAAGTCGATATTTCGGGACTAGAGCGGCTTGATACAGGCGGCGCGTGGTTTTTACTGACACAGCAAACTCAGGCAGCAGCCCGCGGGCAGAATCTTGAAATTTCCGGCGCAAGTGCTGAAGCTGCAAGTCTGTTCAAGAGCGTTGAAGCGGCAATGCCGCAACCGGACCCCCCGATTGCGCAGCCCCCCTTTTTCCGTGAAATACTGGCGCGCATAGGGGAGCGCGTCGTCTTTGGAGTGAAATTCTTGCTCGCTTTGACGAGTTATTTGGGAATATTCCTACACAGACTTGGGCGTGCAATACGACATCCAAGCGAGTTTCGCCTGACCGCGCTTGTGCATCACTGCGAGGAGGTCGGTTTAAAAGCCGTTCCAATTGTCGCGTTAATGGCGTTTCTGATTGGGGTGGTGCTGGCCTTTCAAGGCTCCACCCAACTTAAACAGTTTGGGGCCGAAGTGTTCGTTGTCGATCTGATTGCGGTTTCGATTTTGCGCGAATTGGGCATTCTATTGACTTCGATCATCGTGGCGGGCCGAACGGCTTCTGCTTTCACCGCCGCAATTGGTTCGATGAAAATGCGCGAAGAAATCGATGCCATGCGTACGTTGGGATTGGACCCCGCGATGGTGCTTTTTGTACCGCGTATTCTGGCGCTGTTTCTCATGCTTCCTGTGCTTGGACTGATCGCTGACATTTCGGGGTTGTTCGGCGGTGCGTTGATGGCATGGATTGATCTTGGGATTTCGCCTGAGATGTTTAAGACGCGGCTGATTTCGGGAACGAGTGTTAATCACGTGCTGGTCGGCCTTGTGAAGGCGCCCTTTTTTGCGCTCATTATTGGTGTTGTCGGTTGTCATGCGGGCATGCAAGTCGAGAGCAATGCGGAGTCGCTCGGTCGCATGACCTCAAATGCCGTTGTCACCGCGATTTTTGCCGTGATCGTGGCCGACGCTGTCTTTTCGATCTTCTTTGCGAGTATGGGCATATGA
- the dgoD gene encoding galactonate dehydratase — protein MKITALKTYLVEPRWLFLKVETDAGISGWGEPVLEGHAETLAAKIGELEDFLIGRNPLMIEDIWQSIYRNGCYRGGPVLMSAIAGIDMALWDIKGRYHDAPVHALLGGKVRDFIRSYCWIGGDRPQNLEVEAAALMARGFDCTKLNATRELRMIDCYREVDRIVAQMGALRDFVGDRMDIALDFHGRVHVPMAKVLLKELEPLRPIFVEDVVASSQIDAMADLAKFTSIPLAVGERLHSRYDFKRVFETRAASLINPDTAHAGGISEMVRIGHMAEAYDVAIAPHCPLGPIALAASLQVDAVCQNAVLQEQSLGMHYNGSVDMQDYLVEGTGFDLRDGCLYIPEGPGLGIEINEEFVVKQALKGHKWRAPEWRHADGSVAEW, from the coding sequence ATGAAAATTACGGCATTAAAAACGTATTTGGTGGAGCCGAGATGGCTCTTTCTTAAGGTTGAAACGGATGCAGGCATTAGTGGCTGGGGCGAACCCGTTTTGGAGGGGCACGCCGAAACGCTTGCTGCCAAAATCGGCGAGCTTGAGGATTTTCTGATCGGGCGGAATCCGTTGATGATCGAAGATATTTGGCAGTCGATTTATCGCAACGGATGCTATCGCGGTGGCCCCGTTTTGATGAGTGCCATTGCCGGAATCGATATGGCGCTTTGGGATATTAAGGGACGTTATCACGACGCGCCCGTCCACGCGTTGCTAGGCGGAAAAGTGCGCGATTTCATTCGCTCCTATTGCTGGATTGGGGGCGATCGCCCGCAAAATCTTGAGGTTGAAGCCGCGGCCCTTATGGCGCGCGGTTTTGATTGCACCAAACTTAATGCGACCCGCGAATTACGGATGATTGATTGCTATCGAGAGGTGGATCGTATCGTTGCGCAAATGGGGGCGTTGCGCGATTTTGTCGGCGACAGAATGGATATTGCGCTTGATTTTCACGGGCGCGTGCATGTTCCCATGGCCAAAGTTCTCCTTAAAGAACTCGAACCTTTACGGCCCATTTTCGTCGAAGATGTGGTCGCTTCAAGCCAGATCGATGCGATGGCTGATTTGGCGAAATTTACCTCAATTCCCTTGGCCGTCGGAGAGCGTTTGCACTCTCGTTATGATTTCAAACGGGTGTTTGAGACCCGTGCGGCAAGCTTAATCAACCCAGACACGGCGCATGCGGGAGGGATTTCAGAGATGGTTCGCATCGGGCATATGGCCGAGGCCTATGACGTTGCTATTGCCCCGCATTGTCCGCTAGGCCCGATTGCGCTTGCGGCAAGCCTGCAAGTGGATGCCGTCTGTCAAAACGCAGTCCTTCAGGAGCAAAGCCTTGGCATGCACTATAATGGATCCGTGGACATGCAAGACTATCTGGTGGAGGGCACGGGGTTTGATCTGAGGGATGGCTGTTTATACATTCCAGAGGGACCGGGTTTGGGGATTGAAATCAACGAAGAATTTGTGGTTAAACAAGCGCTTAAAGGTCATAAGTGGCGCGCGCCGGAATGGCGGCATGCGGATGGGTCTGTTGCCGAGTGGTAG
- a CDS encoding M24 family metallopeptidase, whose product MENVARLAGVLGEIKVDWAVLTGADSVCFATGHVVSIEIGLNPFAGGPTLAFIGRDQSVGIVCANIEGEQIRGVNYETYRGFECAVTDVAANFHRAVLAMAKRLGVSGKCGIEARSHPASLNEILGGASVSIDHDLARLRAIKTPHEIEKMRFAALCVAAGQDEARKRSSVGASELDVLNRIRARMENMAGERCAFAGEYLSGVTHTATLGTQPSSRVLQKGDPIICDLGPRVHGYWGDSCGSFIVDATPSDAYLRMFQASREALDLAISEIRPGLKVSELDRILRAFMQKQGYVYPHHSGHEFPRIVPDEDARLEADMFLMIEPSAYDPEVGGVRCEYMLRVTSTGSEIVAPFELNPVLGA is encoded by the coding sequence ATGGAAAACGTGGCGCGGCTTGCCGGAGTATTGGGCGAGATTAAAGTGGATTGGGCCGTTCTAACGGGGGCGGATTCCGTTTGTTTTGCCACGGGGCATGTCGTGAGCATTGAGATCGGTTTGAACCCGTTTGCTGGTGGTCCAACGCTTGCATTTATTGGCCGCGATCAAAGCGTCGGAATTGTTTGTGCCAATATCGAAGGGGAGCAAATCAGGGGTGTGAATTATGAAACGTACCGCGGGTTTGAGTGTGCCGTGACGGATGTCGCGGCGAATTTTCACAGGGCTGTTCTGGCGATGGCCAAGCGGTTGGGTGTCTCTGGGAAATGTGGAATTGAGGCGCGATCCCACCCTGCGAGTCTGAACGAAATTCTAGGAGGGGCGAGTGTTTCAATAGACCACGATCTCGCACGGCTTCGGGCCATCAAGACACCCCATGAAATTGAAAAGATGCGCTTTGCCGCGCTTTGTGTCGCCGCTGGTCAGGATGAAGCGCGGAAGCGTTCATCCGTCGGGGCGAGCGAACTTGATGTCCTAAATCGGATACGTGCTCGGATGGAAAATATGGCGGGCGAGCGCTGTGCGTTTGCGGGCGAATACCTCTCTGGTGTGACGCATACCGCGACGCTCGGCACACAGCCCAGCAGTCGCGTTTTACAAAAAGGCGATCCCATTATTTGCGATCTCGGCCCACGCGTTCACGGATACTGGGGCGACAGTTGTGGGTCATTCATTGTGGATGCTACCCCAAGTGACGCGTATTTGCGCATGTTCCAAGCTTCCCGAGAGGCGCTTGATTTGGCGATCTCCGAAATTCGCCCAGGTTTGAAGGTCAGTGAACTTGATCGGATTTTGCGAGCCTTCATGCAAAAGCAAGGGTATGTATATCCCCATCATTCTGGGCATGAATTTCCACGGATCGTCCCAGATGAGGACGCCCGACTTGAAGCAGATATGTTCCTGATGATCGAACCCAGCGCATATGACCCTGAAGTTGGCGGCGTGCGCTGTGAATATATGCTCCGCGTCACCTCAACGGGCAGTGAAATCGTGGCGCCATTTGAGCTGAATCCCGTTTTGGGCGCTTAG
- a CDS encoding DUF1624 domain-containing protein: protein MTPKPNLSQPTARLATVDVLKSTALLGMIVFHFAYDLELFGYLAQGTMAQSTWLTFARIVAGSFLFLSGVGLSLAHFPTIRWPDFLRRLKIISLAAFVITLSTYIAVPDQFIYFGILHVIAVSSLAGLLFLRMNVLLVFLAAVLVFVLPFFFRTEALNTPILTWIGLSTQWRPSMDFEPFFPWFAPFLAGIFSARLARQFGLISAGPPPETMPNSFLKKIRWASRHSLTIYLVHQPILIGVIWGWSRLAL, encoded by the coding sequence ATGACACCTAAACCAAACCTATCCCAACCGACGGCACGGCTTGCGACTGTGGACGTTTTGAAATCCACAGCCTTGCTCGGCATGATTGTTTTTCATTTTGCATATGATTTGGAATTGTTTGGATACCTCGCACAGGGGACAATGGCTCAAAGCACATGGTTGACCTTCGCAAGGATTGTCGCAGGATCATTCTTGTTTCTCTCGGGAGTTGGGTTAAGTCTTGCGCATTTTCCTACTATTCGATGGCCAGATTTTCTACGTCGACTTAAAATCATAAGCCTCGCAGCGTTCGTGATTACTTTGTCGACTTACATCGCAGTTCCTGACCAGTTCATTTATTTTGGAATTCTCCACGTCATTGCTGTTTCAAGTTTAGCAGGATTACTGTTCTTGCGCATGAATGTCCTGCTCGTATTTTTGGCCGCGGTCCTTGTGTTCGTCCTCCCCTTCTTTTTCCGAACCGAGGCGTTAAACACACCTATTTTGACGTGGATCGGCCTTTCCACGCAGTGGCGCCCGTCAATGGATTTTGAGCCCTTTTTCCCTTGGTTTGCCCCTTTTCTGGCGGGCATATTTTCCGCAAGGTTGGCGAGGCAATTCGGACTCATTTCAGCAGGTCCGCCACCGGAAACCATGCCTAATTCTTTTTTGAAAAAAATTCGCTGGGCCAGTCGACATAGTCTCACGATTTATCTCGTCCACCAACCCATCCTGATTGGGGTGATCTGGGGGTGGAGTCGGTTGGCCCTATAG
- a CDS encoding DUF2254 domain-containing protein, with the protein MAFIRKLLQDTRASYWFVPSVMMVVALLLAIGTEALDRHPNYLPFSLPNGVVTSNADAVRSLLAVIAQSVIAVTGVMFSMTIVAVSFASANFGPRLIGNFMRDKGTQFSLGILIATFVYALMILRSVHNIDDSGANFVPVFSVLVALGLTLASVVTMIFFIHHVPEMINLENLCHSLGCRLRDELIRLSKASTATTDKESVQNAWFEEANREASEGVTLLSTGYIQTVNLNQIKRLASKNDLYIDVLAMPGTFTHPRNLALRVWGQGALSTKLIGDLRACFATGVGKSESQNVLFLAEQLVEIIARALSPGVNDPYTACTCLNWLHASLQELAAIKAEDIDLSPSRVHTPTLTFTSLLEIAHGDSREYILSDNLVCAHAVKLLRGLAASLPKGPRRDSVDREIGALLGEN; encoded by the coding sequence ATGGCGTTCATTCGCAAACTGCTACAGGACACGCGCGCAAGCTATTGGTTCGTACCGAGCGTGATGATGGTTGTCGCCTTGTTATTGGCAATTGGGACTGAGGCTTTAGATCGGCACCCAAACTATTTACCCTTTTCGCTGCCCAATGGAGTGGTCACGTCCAATGCTGATGCTGTGCGGTCGCTACTGGCTGTCATCGCACAGTCCGTTATCGCTGTAACGGGCGTGATGTTCTCGATGACAATCGTTGCGGTCTCCTTTGCGTCGGCAAATTTCGGGCCAAGGCTCATTGGGAATTTCATGCGGGATAAAGGCACACAGTTTAGTCTGGGTATTTTGATTGCGACCTTTGTCTATGCACTTATGATCCTGCGGTCTGTGCACAATATTGACGATTCCGGTGCAAACTTTGTACCTGTTTTCTCTGTTTTGGTCGCGTTGGGACTGACCCTTGCCTCGGTGGTAACGATGATCTTTTTCATCCACCACGTTCCCGAAATGATCAATCTTGAGAACCTTTGCCATAGTCTTGGATGCCGGTTGCGGGACGAATTGATCCGACTGAGCAAAGCATCAACTGCGACGACGGACAAGGAGTCTGTTCAGAACGCTTGGTTTGAAGAGGCAAATAGGGAGGCATCCGAGGGGGTAACGCTATTAAGCACGGGGTATATTCAAACCGTAAACTTAAACCAAATCAAACGCTTGGCGTCCAAAAACGATCTTTATATCGATGTTTTGGCAATGCCCGGAACATTCACGCACCCACGGAACCTCGCGTTACGGGTTTGGGGCCAAGGGGCGCTATCGACTAAACTCATAGGGGACCTTCGGGCGTGTTTTGCAACGGGGGTCGGAAAGTCGGAATCCCAAAATGTACTCTTTCTGGCGGAGCAACTGGTCGAGATCATCGCCCGCGCCTTATCGCCTGGCGTCAACGACCCTTACACCGCCTGTACATGCCTAAACTGGTTACATGCGTCTCTTCAGGAATTGGCCGCGATCAAGGCAGAGGATATCGACCTTTCTCCAAGTCGGGTACATACGCCGACACTGACCTTCACCAGCCTGTTAGAAATTGCGCATGGAGATAGTCGAGAATACATTTTGAGCGACAACCTCGTTTGCGCGCATGCGGTGAAACTGTTGCGGGGACTGGCGGCAAGCCTTCCGAAGGGACCGCGCCGAGATTCCGTTGATCGAGAAATCGGAGCGCTTCTTGGTGAGAATTGA
- a CDS encoding 3-keto-5-aminohexanoate cleavage protein, producing the protein MRPLPTLMVAPNGARKTKTDHPALPITLAEIVATAVACHTAGADGVHLHVRDAHGRHVLDAGLYRELLSEMHHAAPNMMSQITTEAVGQYTASQQRQLVDSVQPECVSISLAEMLSDGDVSEATRFYEKYFEADIAVQHILYDARDLHALSDLLGSGALAKADLQLLFVLGRYSEKQESTPQDLDIFTQWLGTFETAPDWAVCAFGKQETACLTEALRLGGKIRVGFENSFWNANGTIANSNSERVAEMNRIVQNLGPHSSSFPS; encoded by the coding sequence ATGAGACCGCTCCCAACGCTGATGGTCGCCCCAAACGGAGCGCGCAAAACCAAGACCGATCACCCTGCCCTGCCGATCACTCTGGCGGAAATCGTTGCCACTGCGGTTGCCTGCCATACCGCAGGAGCAGACGGGGTGCATTTGCACGTCCGCGACGCGCACGGTCGCCACGTTCTTGATGCGGGCCTCTACCGCGAACTCCTGTCGGAAATGCACCACGCCGCGCCAAATATGATGAGCCAGATCACCACTGAAGCAGTCGGCCAATATACCGCCTCCCAACAACGCCAACTCGTTGACTCGGTCCAACCGGAATGTGTTTCCATCTCCTTGGCCGAGATGCTTTCCGATGGCGATGTCTCCGAAGCAACCCGTTTCTACGAAAAATACTTTGAGGCAGATATCGCGGTGCAACACATCCTTTATGACGCGCGCGATTTGCACGCTTTGTCCGACCTTCTTGGGAGTGGCGCATTGGCCAAGGCCGATCTGCAGTTGCTTTTCGTCTTGGGCCGATATTCCGAAAAGCAAGAAAGCACCCCCCAAGACTTGGATATTTTTACGCAGTGGCTCGGCACATTCGAAACCGCGCCTGATTGGGCGGTCTGTGCGTTTGGCAAACAAGAAACCGCATGCCTTACTGAGGCACTGCGACTGGGTGGAAAAATCCGCGTTGGCTTTGAAAACTCGTTTTGGAATGCAAATGGAACGATTGCGAATTCAAACAGCGAACGGGTCGCGGAAATGAACAGAATTGTCCAGAACTTGGGCCCGCATTCAAGTTCCTTCCCCTCGTGA
- a CDS encoding aspartate aminotransferase family protein: MSHVFPRHTKSNLPTVARGEGVYLYDTTGKQYFDGSGGAAVSCLGHGDPDVTNAIKKQLDAVAFAHTSFFTSDPAEQLADKLIEHAPDGIDRVYLVSGGSEAMEAALKLARQYFVEIGQPQRCHIIARRQSYHGNTLGALATGGNEWRRAPFSPLLVETTHISPCFEYRGKHDDETTLDYGLRVANELETEILRLGEDSVIAFVAEPVVGATAGAVPAVEGYFKRIREICDQYGVLLILDEVMCGMGRTGKIFASEHEGIHPDIVAVAKGLGAGYQPIGAMLCSAKIYAAIEDGSGFFQHGHTYVGHPTACAAALAVLTKLTDGGLVERCAAKGDLLQAALQNTFAQHPNVGDIRGRGLFRGIELVEDRESKRPFSPERRLHATLKKEAFNAGLICYPMGGTIDGKQGDHILLAPPFILDDNHIDEIVTKLQIALVKSL, from the coding sequence GTGTCACACGTATTTCCGCGGCATACAAAATCAAATCTTCCCACTGTTGCACGAGGCGAAGGCGTCTATCTCTACGACACCACGGGCAAGCAATATTTCGACGGGTCTGGTGGCGCAGCCGTTTCTTGCCTAGGGCATGGCGACCCGGATGTCACCAATGCGATCAAAAAACAGCTCGATGCCGTGGCCTTTGCCCACACCAGCTTTTTTACCTCAGATCCCGCCGAGCAATTGGCCGACAAACTCATTGAACACGCACCTGATGGCATTGATCGCGTTTACCTCGTTTCTGGTGGCTCTGAAGCCATGGAAGCCGCGCTTAAACTGGCGCGCCAATATTTCGTGGAAATCGGCCAACCCCAACGCTGCCACATCATCGCACGACGCCAGAGCTACCACGGCAACACCCTTGGGGCGCTGGCCACAGGCGGCAACGAATGGCGGCGCGCGCCCTTCTCGCCCCTCTTGGTTGAAACCACCCATATTTCCCCCTGTTTTGAGTATCGCGGCAAACACGACGATGAAACGACGCTGGATTACGGCCTTCGTGTCGCCAACGAACTTGAAACCGAGATCCTTCGTTTGGGCGAAGATTCCGTGATCGCTTTCGTCGCCGAACCCGTCGTTGGCGCAACGGCTGGCGCGGTGCCAGCCGTCGAAGGATATTTCAAACGTATCCGCGAGATTTGCGACCAATACGGCGTGTTGCTAATCTTGGACGAAGTCATGTGCGGCATGGGGCGCACTGGCAAAATATTCGCCAGCGAACATGAAGGCATTCACCCCGATATCGTCGCCGTAGCAAAGGGCCTTGGTGCGGGTTATCAACCCATTGGCGCGATGCTCTGCTCCGCCAAAATCTATGCCGCAATTGAGGATGGCAGCGGATTTTTCCAACACGGCCACACCTATGTCGGCCACCCAACCGCCTGTGCCGCCGCCTTGGCCGTTCTCACGAAACTTACCGATGGCGGCTTGGTCGAACGCTGCGCCGCGAAGGGCGACCTCCTGCAAGCGGCCCTGCAAAACACTTTCGCGCAACACCCAAACGTTGGCGACATCCGTGGCCGTGGCCTGTTTCGTGGCATTGAGTTGGTCGAAGATCGCGAAAGCAAAAGGCCGTTTTCCCCCGAGCGTCGCCTACACGCCACCCTGAAGAAAGAAGCCTTCAACGCGGGACTCATCTGTTATCCCATGGGCGGTACAATCGACGGAAAACAAGGCGATCATATTCTCCTCGCTCCGCCGTTTATCCTCGATGATAATCACATCGACGAGATCGTCACCAAACTTCAAATCGCCCTCGTGAAATCCCTATGA
- a CDS encoding MurR/RpiR family transcriptional regulator, translating into MQSSFEQQLSGKYASLSAKLKLAADYVVTNPVDVATRSLRAISKETDLSPATFSRMSAALGYDSYEDLREVLRRSFEQKADSFSQRVEVMQQRHDEGDQGFLTQHIMDSTCNLQQLEAAIDMPTMEACVERLHDARSVLVLGALGSTGVAEYLTYMASFIAENWSMASRMGASLGSGLVGLSEQDVLIIITKPPFASNSIKAARVASEDGAFVVVITDTHTCPALAFASASFIVPTKSRNFFSSYASTLVLCEIMIGLLAGRAGAPVRARITEVENKIRRLNEVWGE; encoded by the coding sequence TTGCAGTCGTCGTTTGAGCAGCAGTTATCGGGGAAGTATGCGTCACTGAGTGCCAAGTTGAAACTGGCGGCGGATTACGTTGTGACGAATCCGGTGGATGTTGCCACCCGAAGTTTGCGGGCGATTTCCAAGGAAACGGATCTATCGCCAGCAACGTTTTCGCGTATGTCGGCGGCGCTGGGCTATGACAGTTATGAGGACCTGCGCGAAGTTTTGCGGCGGTCGTTTGAGCAGAAAGCAGACTCGTTTTCGCAACGGGTCGAAGTTATGCAGCAACGCCATGATGAGGGAGATCAGGGGTTTTTGACCCAGCACATCATGGACAGCACCTGCAATTTACAGCAGCTAGAAGCGGCGATTGACATGCCCACGATGGAGGCCTGTGTTGAGCGGTTGCATGATGCGCGCAGCGTTTTGGTGCTGGGAGCGTTGGGGTCGACGGGGGTTGCGGAATACCTGACGTATATGGCCAGTTTCATCGCTGAGAATTGGTCGATGGCCAGCCGAATGGGGGCGTCGCTGGGGAGTGGGCTAGTTGGCCTGTCGGAGCAGGATGTGTTGATTATCATCACAAAACCGCCCTTTGCCAGCAATTCAATCAAGGCCGCGCGGGTGGCAAGCGAGGATGGCGCCTTTGTGGTGGTGATCACCGATACGCACACTTGTCCTGCTCTTGCGTTTGCCTCGGCGAGTTTTATTGTCCCCACAAAAAGCCGCAATTTCTTCTCATCCTACGCCTCTACACTGGTGCTGTGTGAGATTATGATCGGCCTTCTTGCGGGGCGTGCCGGAGCACCCGTGCGTGCGAGGATTACCGAAGTTGAAAACAAAATTCGTCGTCTCAATGAAGTTTGGGGCGAATGA
- a CDS encoding LysR family transcriptional regulator, translating to MHICMDWRAVKFDWNKARAFLVTAEEGSLSAAARALGMSQPTLGRQVDGLEQELGIVLFQRVGRGLTLTPSGLELLEHVREMGQAAGRVSLTALGQSQAIAGTICISASETYATVLLPPIIAKLRLLEPGIRVEIVVSNQASDLRRREADIAIRSFRPTEPDLIAKKIGDAEARLYATPAYIEKLGYPTKPYDLRHADFINLDHSGMMMKGLNTLGLGLTEANFPLMTESYLVMWELVREGAAIGILDAFIGDADPTVRRVLADLEPLTFPMWLVAHRELATSRRIRMVYDFLAEELKRN from the coding sequence ATGCATATATGTATGGATTGGCGGGCGGTAAAATTTGACTGGAACAAGGCGCGGGCGTTTCTCGTTACCGCCGAAGAAGGCTCGCTTTCTGCCGCCGCCCGTGCGCTTGGCATGTCGCAACCGACGTTGGGGCGGCAAGTTGACGGCTTGGAACAGGAACTGGGAATAGTCCTGTTCCAACGGGTTGGGCGCGGCCTGACCCTGACGCCCAGCGGGCTTGAATTACTGGAGCACGTCCGCGAGATGGGCCAAGCGGCGGGCCGCGTGTCGCTGACTGCCCTTGGGCAATCACAAGCGATAGCGGGCACGATTTGCATTTCCGCCAGCGAGACTTATGCCACGGTTCTGCTGCCCCCGATCATCGCCAAACTGCGACTGTTGGAACCGGGCATTCGGGTTGAGATCGTCGTTTCCAATCAAGCCAGCGATTTGCGGCGGCGCGAAGCAGACATCGCAATCCGCTCGTTTCGCCCTACCGAGCCTGACCTGATCGCCAAGAAAATCGGTGACGCCGAAGCCCGTCTGTACGCGACCCCCGCATATATCGAAAAACTTGGTTATCCAACTAAGCCTTATGACTTGCGCCATGCTGATTTTATCAATTTGGACCACTCTGGGATGATGATGAAAGGTCTGAATACACTGGGTCTGGGCCTGACCGAGGCTAATTTCCCGCTGATGACTGAAAGCTACTTGGTGATGTGGGAACTGGTGCGAGAAGGTGCAGCCATCGGTATTCTGGATGCGTTTATCGGCGATGCCGACCCCACAGTACGACGGGTTCTGGCGGATTTAGAACCCCTGACGTTCCCCATGTGGCTCGTTGCACATCGGGAACTTGCAACAAGCCGACGTATTCGAATGGTCTATGACTTTTTGGCCGAAGAGTTGAAACGCAATTAG